AAATCACATCCTCAATCGTCACACCAACAATATAAACAGAGAGCGAGCAAATCAGGGCGACAAAAGCACTGGTGGCAATCGAACTGAAAAAAATGACAATAGCAGTCAGCAGGGCAAACTTGACAAAGACGAAAAACGCGGCCAGGAAATAATTCATCCAGCTGAAATCGAAAAAATAATCGGCATTAAAGTGCATCAGCACCACCAGGGTGACACACGACATAGCGAGCAGAATGGTCAGTGAAAAGAGGGTAAAAAAGACGATGCCAATATATTTGCCAAAAATATATTCAAAGCGCGTGACCGGTTTGGACAACACAAGCTGAATGGTTTTTTTATCGATATCTTTGGTGATGAGATTCAGTCCGACGAAAAAAATCAACAAAATTCCGGCAAAGGTCAGCGCACTCATGTTCATATCGACCGACACTTTGCCGATATCGCGCATAAAAAACCCGGCAATCGCGATATTGAGGCCGAGGATAAAGAGCGAAAAAAGGGCGATCCCGAAGAGGGAACGGTTGCGAATCCCTTCGAGAAAGGTGATTTTGGCGAGCGCGACACTGTTTCTCATTGGGCTGCCCCCTTGACGACGCGAAAAAAGTGACTCTCCAGCGGCACCTGAGCGGACTGACAGGAGACAACCGTGGCACCGTGCTCGCTGATCAATTCAATCACCGGATACAGGTTGCCCGGCAACAGAGTGACCGTATGCCGCTCATTCTTGACCTCAACCGCTTCAACCAGCGGGGTCAACCGGTCACGGAGTGCGACCGAACATCCGTCCAGCTCCAGAGCAACGGTGGCTTTTAACTGTTGCGCAAAGTCTGCTGCGCTAATTTCATCGACCAGCCTGCCACCAACCATGATGCCGATGCGATCACAAAGCCGCTCGACATCACTGAGAATGTGCGAACAAAAGAAAATCGTTTTGCCCCGTTCTTTGAGTTCCATCACCAGATCAAAAACCATTTTTCGGCCCAGCGGGTCAAGCCCGGACATCGGTTCATCAAGAATCACCAGCGCCGGATCGTGCAACAGTGCAAAGCAGATGCCGGCACGTTGCAGCATCCCCTTGGAAAAACTGCGCAACGGTCGTTTTGCCGCAGCGGTCAACTCCAGCCGTTGCAGGAGCGCGTCGCCGCGTTGGGTTGTCACGGTGCGACTCAGCCCGGAGGTCGTGCCGCAAAAGGCCAGCAGTTCGCGCAGGGTGAGGTGATCGTAGAGATAGGGATTTTCCGGCAGATAGCCGACTTCGTGCTGCATGGTGGTGATATCGAGCGGCGCACCCCGAAACAGAATGGTGCCCTGGCTGGGGCGAATCAAGCCGAGCAACATGCGAATGGTGGTGCTCTTGCCGGCCCCGTTGGGGCCGATCAGACCAAAAACCTGCCCCTGAGGGATGCGCAGGTTGAGTTG
The sequence above is a segment of the Desulfuromonadaceae bacterium genome. Coding sequences within it:
- a CDS encoding ABC transporter permease — its product is MRNSVALAKITFLEGIRNRSLFGIALFSLFILGLNIAIAGFFMRDIGKVSVDMNMSALTFAGILLIFFVGLNLITKDIDKKTIQLVLSKPVTRFEYIFGKYIGIVFFTLFSLTILLAMSCVTLVVLMHFNADYFFDFSWMNYFLAAFFVFVKFALLTAIVIFFSSIATSAFVALICSLSVYIVGVTIEDVIFYLRSEIAIQEKVVSASLERFLDVIAFLIPNFSVFDLTMEAAHGLLITPDRVLWSLLYAAVYIALLLLAAAVIFARREFF
- a CDS encoding ABC transporter ATP-binding protein, whose translation is MIDVEFRNISKTYNPGLFKKKVLAVDQLNLRIPQGQVFGLIGPNGAGKSTTIRMLLGLIRPSQGTILFRGAPLDITTMQHEVGYLPENPYLYDHLTLRELLAFCGTTSGLSRTVTTQRGDALLQRLELTAAAKRPLRSFSKGMLQRAGICFALLHDPALVILDEPMSGLDPLGRKMVFDLVMELKERGKTIFFCSHILSDVERLCDRIGIMVGGRLVDEISAADFAQQLKATVALELDGCSVALRDRLTPLVEAVEVKNERHTVTLLPGNLYPVIELISEHGATVVSCQSAQVPLESHFFRVVKGAAQ